The following are encoded in a window of Hemitrygon akajei chromosome 24, sHemAka1.3, whole genome shotgun sequence genomic DNA:
- the LOC140715601 gene encoding caspase-14-like: MSAEVDSCASESPRQGNDVSSSPRASGPQDQDDRYNMSGVRKAFILCVTEERRGATIDLINLQEILQSLGFEVSKCINPSGEEILSSLEKYRDSIEDEVCCSFVFILAHGSEGKVKGRDGEEADLEEIFNMFNNQKCLSLQQKPKVFVIQASRGVKQDCGTDLAGFRAFPSEPEKLPMVSDTFVVYPSRPGYVAYRHTAQGSFMITFMTEVFKSHGNQEHLYDLFVRVSRRMVSGNYNGNKTTLVMESTLTKAVYLKRT; this comes from the exons ATGTCTGCCG AAGTGGACAGCTGTGCCTCGGAGTCCCCTCGTCAGGGCAATGATGTGTCGTCGTCACCGAGAGCCTCTGGGCCACAGGATCAG GATGACCGCTACAACATGTCCGGAGTAAGGAAGGCCTTCATCCTGTGCGTCACAGAGGAGAGACGAGGGGCCACAATAGATCTGATTAATCTCCAGGAAATATTGCAGAGCTTGGGTTTCGAAGTGTCTAAATGTATCAACCCCTCTGGCGAG GAAATCCTCTCCTCCCTGGAGAAGTACCGAGACAGCATCGAGGACGAAGTCTGCTGCTCCTTCGTGTTCATTCTGGCGCACGGGTCGGAGGGCAAGGTGAAGGGTCGTGACGGTGAAGAGGCTGACCTTGAGGAGATCTTCAACATGTTCAACAACCAGAAGTGTCTTAGTCTGCAGCAGAAACCCAAGGTGTTCGTCATCCAAGCCAGCCGAGGAG TTAAGCAAGACTGTGGTACTGATTTGGCCGGCTTCCGTGCTTTTCCTTCGGAACCTGAGAAACTCCCGATGGTTTCGGACACCTTTGTCGTGTATCCCTCACGACCAG GTTACGTGGCCTATCGGCACACAGCTCAGGGATCATTCATGATCACGTTCATGACGGAGGTCTTCAAAAGCCACGGGAACCAGGAGCATCTGTATGACCTGTTCGTCAGG GTGAGCCGACGGATGGTGAGCGGAAATTATAACGGAAACAAGACCACTCTGGTGATGGAATCGACCCTGACCAAGGCCGTCTACCTCAAACGCACCTGA